From a region of the Tamandua tetradactyla isolate mTamTet1 chromosome 10, mTamTet1.pri, whole genome shotgun sequence genome:
- the USF3 gene encoding basic helix-loop-helix domain-containing protein USF3, giving the protein MPEMTENETPTKKQHRKKNRETHNAVERHRKKKINAGINRIGELIPCSPALKQSKNMILDQAFKYITELKRQNDELLLNGGNNEQAEEIKKLRKQLEEIQKENGRYIELLKANDICLYDDPTIHWKGNLKNSKVSVVIPSDQVQKNIIVYSNGSQPSGNSQGAAVQGITFNVGHNLQKQTANVVPVQRTCNLVTPVSISGVYPSENKPWHQTTVSALAANQPVPLCLPAAISAQNILELSTSESDSSVLGATSSSLIAVPVGPEPHQHHSLHTSVNDQNPSENKNGQETATLLKKMVPCATSIPSSSSATANKVQHGTKPCLSLQDCRSDLQNTFVVSVATTVCSQPPRSASNSFPVNNSKGMDSTSSSTVVAPSAPDMGKTIAPVSTHSANPLNSGWALPCSLPSSSVSASDLKNINSLTRISSAGNTQTTWTTLQLAGNTIQPLSQTPSTVVTPVLNESGTSPTTTTNHSRHVATGINLNNSFPADGQPVEQVVVTLPSCPSIPMQPLITHPQVKSQPPKSILPLNSAMQVIQMAQPVGSAVNAAPANPNVIILQPPSTTPCPTVVRAEVPNQTVGQQIVIIQAANQNPLPLLSAPPPGSVRLPVNGASAIIGSNNSVQNVSTPQTFGGKHLVHILPRPSSLSTSNSTQTFSVAMSSQQQPQTISLNGQLFALQPVMSSSGTTNQTPMQIIQPTTSEDPNTNVALNTFGALASLNQSISQMAGQSCVQLSISQPANPQTAANSQITTANCVSLTTTVAPPVTTDNSATLPSTYNLVTTPSMNTVACLPSNVRSKRLSKKPGAKKHLAIKSACPLNPARDVGKLDCPSTEGSTEPSCNDELLENLPVVLPSVAMSQANGVSVSGSHSLEVLNSESVTSESVSKSKSAEESSSSSQESVTSEHFAMDPAKSKDSIPILHRETSQDKPPTSLALSDAAKSCTSANVLIPSPNDPHILVSQVSDLSSTTSTTSTDCVSEVEIIAEPCRAEQDSSDIAQNTGLLKGPGLSALLSDLAKEKDPQKTSLSVQVDHPDFSSGNSKIVDSSVDLHPKQELLLMNSDGRDPAQHHSCLPDQEVINGSLLTGRQADSPMSTSSGSSRSFSVASMLPETTREDVINSTTTNTCDSCTFAEQTDIVALAARAIFDQENLEKGRVGIQADIRETSSKPETSSLEDDQPFKTQIPKDNGTEQAEATPSEFNSQDSIEATVDRPLEKPSCSVGIKTSNSSLQVSSSQPPTITSLSVNNLIHQSNISHPLVSCAGLSQTSEQTTVPATVNLTVSSSSYGTQPPGPPLMPEYSQEQLNTMTSTIPNSQMQEPLLKPSHESRKDSAKRAVQDDILLSSAKRQKHCQPAPHRHENMSLISRTPDSISDQTQMIVGQIPPNSSNSVVPVSNPVHGDGLTRLFPPSNNFVAPALRQTEVQCTSQPSVAEQQQTQASQHLQVLQQHVSTQGISHLHSNHLYLKQQQQQQQQAGQLRERHHLYQLQHHVPHAESSVHSQPHNVHQQRTLQQEVQMQKKRNLVQGAQASQLSLQPKHHGTDQSRPKSGQPHPHHQQMQQQMQQHFGSSQPEKSCDNPSTSRNHHSHPQNHLNQDIMHQQQDVGSRQQGSGVSSEHLSGHNTMQRLLTSRGLEQQMVSQPSIVTRPSDMTCTPHRPERNRVSSYSAEALIGKTSSNSEQRMGISIQGSRVSDQLEMRSYLDVPRNKSLAIHNMQGRVDHTVASDIRLSDCQTFKPSGASQQPQSNFEVQSSRNNEIGNPVSSLRSMQSQAFRISQNTGPPLDRQKRLPYPPVQSIPTGNAIPPRDGENTCHQSFMQSLLAPHLSDQVIGSQRSLSELQRNAQCGPSSTIEYNCPPTHESVHIRRESESQNRESCDMSLATINARNSTLNIPFSSSSSSGDIQGRNTSPNVSAQKSNPMRITDSHGNKGHMNPPVTTNMHGVARPALPHPSVSHGNADQGPPVRHANSLVPQRSRHPLQDGSGSKIRQPERNRSGNQRHSNVFDPSLPHLPLSTSGSMILGRQQPTTEKRGSIVRFMPDSPQVPNDNSAPDQHTLSQNFGFPFIPEGGMNPPINANTSFIPQVTQPSATRTPALIPVDPQNTLPSFYPPYSPAHPTLSNDISIPYFSNQMFSNPSTEKVNSGSLNNRFGSILSPPRPVGFAQPSFPLLPDMPPMHMTNSHLSNFNMTSLFPEIATALPDGSAMSPLLTIANSSASDSSKQSSNRPAHNISHILGHDCSSAV; this is encoded by the coding sequence ctgaagaaattaaaaagcttcGGAAACAGCtggaagaaatacaaaaagaaaatggccGATATATTGAATTACTGAAAGCAAATGATATATGCTTATATGATGACCCCACAATCCACTGGAAGGGAAATCTTAAAAACTCAAAGGTCTCTGTTGTTATTCCTAGTGACCAGGTTCAAAAAAATATCATTGTTTATTCAAATGGAAGTCAGCCTAGTGGAAACAGCCAGGGAGCAGCTGTTCAGGGGATAACCTTTAATGTCGGTCATAATTTACAAAAGCAAACCGCTAACGTGGTGCCAGTACAGAGGACTTGCAATCTTGTGACTCCTGTGTCTATTTCTGGAGTTTACCCTTCTGAAAACAAGCCATGGCATCAGACCACAGTTTCTGCATTGGCTGCCAATCAGCCTGTTCCTCTTTGTCTTCCTGCTGCCATTTCTGCTCAAAATATTCTTGAGCTTTCCACCTCAGAAAGTGATTCTAGTGTGCTTGGTGCCACCAGTAGCTCACTGATTGCTGTTCCTGTTGGGCCTGAACCTCACCAACATCATTCGTTGCACACATCTGTAAATGATCAAAATCCTTCTGAAAATAAGAATGGGCAAGAAACCGCCACATTATTGAAGAAAATGGTCCCTTGTGCTACAAGCATCCCCTCCAGCTCTTCAGCAACTGCCAATAAAGTGCAGCATGGCACCAAGCCCTGTCTGAGCCTACAGGACTGTAGAAGTGATTTGCAAAACACATTTGTTGTTTCAGTTGCCACCACGGTCTGCTCCCAGCCTCCTAGATCTGCAAGTAATTCTTTTCCAGTGAACAATAGCAAGGGTATGGACTCAACAAGTAGTTCCACAGTGGTGGCACCATCAGCCCCTGACATGGGGAAGACCATCGCTCCTGTTAGCACTCATTCTGCAAACCCTTTGAACAGTGGTTGGGCTCTTCCTTGCTCTTTGCCTTCTTCGAGTGTTAGTGCTTcggatttgaaaaatattaatagcCTTACCCGAATTTCCTCAGCTGGAAACACACAGACAACATGGACTACTTTGCAACTGGCGGGGAACACCATTCAGCCCTTAAGCCAGACACCGTCTACCGTTGTGACCCCAGTATTAAATGAGTCTGGTACTAGCCCCACTACAACAACCAACCACAGTAGACATGTGGCTACAGGCATCAACTTGAATAATTCCTTTCCAGCAGATGGGCAACCTGTTGAGCAAGTTGTTGTAACCTTGCCTTCTTGTCCATCTATACCTATGCAGCCACTAATTACCCACCCACAGGTTAAGTCTCAGCCTCCAAAAAGTATCCTTCCTTTGAATTCAGCAATGCAAGTGATTCAGATGGCTCAGCCAGTTGGTTCAGCTGTTAATGCAGCTCCAGCTAATCCAAATGTTATCATTCTTCAGCCTCCCAGCACCACCCCATGCCCAACAGTGGTGAGAGCAGAGGTTCCCAACCAAACAGTAGGTCAACAGATAGTGATCATACAGGCAGCTAATCAGAATCCTTTGCCACTCCTCTCTGCTCCACCTCCTGGTTCTGTTCGACTCCCTGTCAATGGTGCCAGTGCTATAATAGGGTCTAATAATTCAGTGCAAAATGTTTCAACCCCACAAACTTTTGGAGGAAAGCATCTTGTCCACATTTTACCAAGACCTTCCTCTTTATCAACATCTAATTCAACACAAACTTTTTCTGTTGCTATGTCAAGTCAACAACAGCCTCAAACCATTTCTTTAAATGGACAGCTCTTTGCTTTGCAGCCTGTGATGTCTTCATCAGGAACTACAAATCAAACCCCTATGCAAATTATTCAACCCACCACCAGCGAAGATCCAAATACCAATGTTGCCCTGAATACTTTTGGTGCTTTGGCCAGCCTCAATCAAAGCATATCCCAGATGGCTGGGCAAAGCTGTGTACAACTGTCTATTAGCCAGCCTGCCAATCCTCAAACTGCTGCGAATAGTCAAATCACCACAGCTAACTGTGTTTCGTTGACAACTACTGTAGCACCTCCTGTGACAACAGATAATTCAGCCACACTACCTAGTACTTATAATCTAGTGACTACTCCCTCAATGAACACTGTAGCTTGTTTGCCATCTAATGTGAGGTCAAAAAGGTTGAGTAAGAAGCCAGGTGCCAAGAAACACTTAGCTATCAAGTCAGCATGTCCCCTGAATCCAGCCAGAGATGTGGGGAAGTTAGACTGTCCCAGCACTGAAGGCTCAACAGAGCCATCATGTAACGATGAACTGCTGGAAAACCTCCCTGTTGTGTTGCCATCTGTTGCTATGTCCCAGGCAAATGGTGTAAGTGTTTCTGGTTCACATTCTTTGGAAGTTCTGAATTCTGAATCAGTGACATCTGAGTCTGTATCCAAATCTAAGTCAGCAGAAGAGTCTAGCTCATCCTCCCAGGAGTCTGTAACAAGTGAACATTTTGCAATGGACCCAGCAAAATCCAAAGAttccatccccattttacatcgAGAGACATCTCAGGATAAGCCACCAACTAGTTTGGCATTGTCAGATGCTGCCAAATCCTGCACTTCAGCGAATGTGTTGATTCCATCTCCAAATGATCCCCACATTTTGGTTTCTCAGGTTTCTGATTTGTCATCTACCACAAGCACTACAAGTACTGACTGTGTTTCTGAGGTAGAAATAATTGCTGAACCTTGCAGGGCTGAGCAAGATTCATCAGATATAGCACAAAACACAGGTCTCTTAAAAGGGCCTGGTTTATCTGCACTGCTATCTGATCTTGCTAAAGAGAAAGACCCTCAGAAAACATCTCTTTCAGTACAGGTGGACCATCCTGACTTTTCTTCTGGAAAttccaaaatagttgattcaagTGTTGATTTGCATCCCAAACAGGAGCTATTACTGATGAACAGTGATGGTAGAGATCCAGCACAGCATCATTCCTGCCTCCCTGATCAGGAAGTTATTAATGGTTCTTTGCTCACTGGTAGGCAGGCTGACTCTCCCATGTCAACCAGCTCTGGCAGTAGTCGTAGTTTCTCAGTTGCATCCATGCTTCCTGAAACAACTAGAGAGgatgtgattaacagtacaacaACTAATACCTGTGACAGCTGTACCTTTGCAGAACAAACTGATATAGTAGCTCTTGCAGCAAGAGCTATTTTTGACCAAGAGAACCTGGAGAAGGGAAGAGTTGGCATCCAGGCCGATATAAGGGAAACTTCTTCCAAACCAGAGACATCATCTTTAGAGGATGACCAGCCTTTCAAAACACAGATACCCAAAGACAATGGCACAGAACAGGCAGAGGCAACACCAAGTGAATTCAATTCTCAGGATTCAATTGAAGCAACTGTGGATAGGCCCCTTGAAAAACCTAGTTGTTCTGTAGGAATTAAAACATCAAATTCCTCTTTACAGGTTTCATCTTCTCAGCCACCAACAATCACCAGTTTAAGCGTGAATAATCTTATACATCAGAGCAACATCAGCCATCCTCTAGTCAGCTGTGCAGGTTTATCCCAAACTTCAGAGCAAACAACTGTTCCGGCAACTGTTAATCTGACTGTTTCATCCAGCTCCTATGGCACTCAGCCTCCTGGACCACCTTTGATGCCTGAATATTCCCAAGAACAGCTCAATACTATGACTAGTACTATACCAAATTCACAGATGCAAGAGCCACTCTTAAAGCCAAGTCATGAAAGCCGTAAGGATTCTGCTAAGCGTGCTGTCCAAGATGATATTTTACTTTCTTCAGCTAAACGTCAAAAGCATTGTCAGCCAGCTCCACACAGGCATGAAAATATGTCCCTGATAAGCCGAACACCAGACAGCATTTCTGATCAAACTCAAATGATCGTTGGTCAGATTCCTCCCAACTCTTCAAACTCAGTTGTGCCTGTTAGCAACCCAGTGCATGGAGATGGCCTTACACGGCTATTTCCACCTAGTAACAACTTTGTGGCCCCCGCACTGAGGCAGACTGAAGTACAGTGCACTTCTCAGCCTTCAGTTGCTGAGCAGCAGCAAACCCAGGCAAGTCAACACCTACAGGTCCTGCAACAGCATGTTTCAACTCAAGGGATATCTCACCTTCATAGTAACCATCTCTACttaaagcagcagcagcagcagcaacagcaagCAGGGCAGTTAAGAGAGAGGCATCACTTGTATCAACTGCAGCATCATGTTCCTCATGCAGAGAGCTCTGTCCACTCTCAGCCCCATAATGTCCACCAACAGAGAACTCTACAACAGGAAGttcaaatgcagaaaaagagGAATCTCGTTCAGGGTGCTCAGGCATCTCAACTTTCCTTACAACCGAAGCACCATGGAACTGATCAGTCCCGACCTAAGAGTGGTCAGCCACATCCCCACCATCAACAGATGCAGCAACAGATGCAACAACACTTTGGAAGCTCCCAGCCAGAGAAGAGCTGTGATAACCCTTCAACAAGCCGGAACCACCACAGCCATCCTCAGAACCATCTTAACCAGGATATTATGCACCAGCAGCAGGATGTTGGAAGCAGGCAGCAAGGTTCAGGGGTTTCTTCTGAACATTTATCTGGGCATAATACAATGCAGAGACTTTTGACATCAAGAGGGTTAGAGCAGCAGATGGTGTCCCAACCAAGTATTGTGACCAGGCCTTCAGACATGACCTGTACTCCACACAGACCAGAGAGAAATAGAGTTTCAAGTTATTCTGCCGAGGCACTCATTGGAAAGACATCTTCCAATTCAGAGCAGAGAATGGGTATATCAATTCAGGGTTCTAGAGTTTCAGATCAGCTTGAAATGAGGAGCTATCTTGATGTTCCCAGAAATAAGAGTTTGGCCATTCATAATATGCAGGGTCGTGTGGACCATACTGTTGCCTCAGATATCCGCCTTTCTGATTGTCAGACATTTAAGCCAAGTGGAGCCAGTCAGCAGCCCCAGAGTAATTTTGAAGTACAATCttcaagaaataatgaaataggtAACCCTGTATCATCATTGAGGAGTATGCAGTCCCAGGCTTTTCGGATTAGTCAAAACACTGGTCCACCACTTGACCGTCAAAAGAGATTACCGTATCCACCAGTTCAGAGTATTCCTACAGGAAATGCGATTCCACCAAGGGATGGTGAAAATACATGTCACCAAAGTTTCATGCAGAGTTTGCTTGCCCCTCACCTCAGTGATCAAGTCATTGGAAGCCAGAGATCACTGTCAGAACTTCAGAGGAATGCACAGTGTGGGCCTTCCTCTACAATTGAATATAATTGTCCCCCAACTCATGAAAGTGTCCATATTAGAAGAGAGAGTGAGAGTCAGAATAGGGAAAGTTGTGACATGTCCTTGGCTACAATTAACGCCAGGAACAGCACCTTGAATATTcctttttcaagttcttcttccTCAGGAGATATTCAAGGTCGAAACACAAGCCCCAATGTTTCTGCACAGAAATCTAATCCCATGAGGATTACTGACAGTCATGGGAACAAGGGACATATGAACCCTCCAGTCACAACAAACATGCATGGGGTCGCAAGACCAGCTTTGCCGCATCCATCTGTGTCTCATGGAAATGCTGATCAAGGGCCTCCTGTACGTCATGCTAATTCTTTGGTTCCCCAGAGGTCAAGGCATCCTCTGCAAGATGGCAGTGGTTCCAAAATTCGTCAGCCTGAAAGGAATCGTTCTGGAAACCAAAGACACAGTAATGTCTTTGATCCAAGTCTTCCCCATCTCCCTCTGTCTACTAGTGGCAGTATGATTCTTGGACGCCAGCAACCCActacagagaagagaggaagtaTTGTTCGTTTTATGCCTGACAGCCCACAAGTACCTAACGATAACTCAGCTCCTGACCAGCATACACTCTCACAaaattttggttttccttttattcccGAAGGTGGCATGAATCCACCAATAAATGCTAATACTTCTTTCATTCCACAGGTTACTCAGCCCAGTGCCACTCGAACTCCAGCCCTCATCCCAGTGGATCCCCAAAATACTCTCCCCTCCTTCTATCCCCCATACTCTCCTGCTCATCCTACACTGTCCAATGATATTTCAATCCCCTATTTTTCTAATCAAATGTTCTCAAATCCTAGCACTGAGAAGGTAAACAGTGGAAGTTTAAATAACCGATTTGGATCAATTTTATCTCCTCCCAGACCTGTTGGTTTTGCTCAACCAAGTTTTCCTCTTCTCCCTGATATGCCACCAATGCACATGACCAACTCTCACTTATCCAATTTTAATATGACATCTTTGTTTCCAGAAATAGCTACAGCTCTTCCTGATGGCTCAGCAATGTCACCTTTGCTTACAATAGCAAACTCCTCTGCCTCTGACTCTTCCAAGCAGTCCTCAAACAGACCTGCCCACAACATAAGCCATATTTTAGGTCATGATTGCAGTTCAGCTGTTTAA